A part of Candidatus Rokuibacteriota bacterium genomic DNA contains:
- a CDS encoding DUF4143 domain-containing protein — translation AGRFEVLQLQHWSFAEMREAFGWSLDTYIFHGGYPGAAPLVGEPSRWARYVLDSLVETTIARDVLLLSRVDKPALLRRLFELGCRYSGQILSYTKMLGQLQDAGNTTTLAHYLDLLAAAGMLEGLQKYAGAAVRQRGSSPKLQVLNTALMTAPMGLALEEARADRELWGRLVESAVGAHLANAAAAGVCKLFYWRDRNREVEFVARAGRTLTAIEVKSGRSREVPPGLVAFAEAHGGARTLLVGGDGIAIGEFLARPVEHWVRG, via the coding sequence GCCGGGCGCTTCGAGGTGCTGCAGCTTCAGCACTGGTCGTTCGCCGAGATGCGGGAGGCCTTCGGCTGGTCGCTGGACACGTATATCTTCCACGGCGGCTATCCGGGCGCGGCCCCGCTCGTCGGCGAGCCGTCGCGCTGGGCGCGCTACGTCCTTGATTCGCTGGTCGAGACCACGATCGCCCGCGACGTGCTGCTGCTCTCGCGGGTCGACAAGCCCGCGCTCCTCCGCCGGCTCTTCGAGCTCGGGTGCCGCTACTCCGGGCAGATCCTCTCCTACACCAAGATGCTGGGCCAGCTCCAGGACGCCGGCAACACCACCACCCTGGCGCATTACCTCGACCTGCTGGCGGCGGCCGGGATGCTCGAGGGGCTCCAGAAGTACGCCGGGGCGGCCGTCCGCCAGCGCGGCTCGAGCCCCAAGCTCCAGGTGCTGAACACCGCCCTCATGACCGCGCCCATGGGGCTCGCGCTCGAGGAAGCCCGTGCCGACCGGGAGCTGTGGGGCCGGCTGGTCGAGTCGGCGGTCGGGGCCCATCTGGCGAACGCAGCGGCCGCGGGGGTGTGCAAGCTCTTCTACTGGCGGGACCGTAACCGCGAGGTGGAGTTCGTGGCGCGCGCGGGCCGGACGCTGACGGCCATCGAGGTGAAAAGCGGGCGGTCCCGCGAGGTCCCGCCCGGGCTCGTGGCCTTCGCAGAGGCGCACGGAGGGGCACGCACGCTGCTCGTGGGCGGAGACGGTATCGCCATCGGAGAGTTCCTCGCCCGGCCGGTCGAGCACTGGGTGAGGGGATGA
- a CDS encoding AAA family ATPase encodes MTMGRVTIQGVEVTLAAADDHESEWVDYHDYARQLEAAWLRLSAVEPPLNPRLIGEPGLGKTTLGCAVARRLGRAVYIFQCTTDTRPEDLLITPVLTGDRRVEYRASSVVTAMVRGGVLLLDEGNRMPERSWAALAPLMDDRRYVESALAAVKVHAHPDFRLCVTMNDDASVYELPGYIQSRLKPKIEIVSPPWALQEEILRLKCPAVDEDLLRGVFEELRRRAAAGRKDSIRDMLTLAQYAQKLRASGLGEPLRRAAQQVLVKPDGTAPAGGRAR; translated from the coding sequence ATGACGATGGGCAGGGTCACGATCCAGGGCGTGGAGGTCACGCTGGCCGCCGCCGACGATCACGAGAGCGAGTGGGTAGACTACCACGACTATGCCCGCCAGCTCGAGGCCGCCTGGCTCAGGCTCTCAGCCGTGGAGCCGCCGCTCAATCCGCGACTCATCGGCGAGCCGGGGCTCGGCAAGACGACGCTCGGCTGCGCGGTGGCGCGCCGGCTGGGCCGCGCGGTCTACATCTTCCAGTGCACGACGGACACGCGCCCCGAGGATCTGCTGATCACCCCCGTGCTCACGGGCGACCGGCGCGTGGAGTACCGCGCCTCGAGCGTGGTGACGGCCATGGTCCGTGGCGGGGTGCTCTTGCTGGACGAGGGCAACCGGATGCCGGAGCGGAGCTGGGCGGCGCTGGCCCCGCTCATGGACGACCGCCGCTACGTGGAGAGCGCGCTGGCCGCCGTCAAGGTGCACGCCCATCCCGACTTCCGGCTCTGCGTGACGATGAACGACGATGCGAGCGTGTACGAGCTGCCGGGCTATATCCAGAGCCGGCTCAAGCCGAAGATCGAGATCGTCTCGCCGCCCTGGGCGTTGCAGGAGGAGATCCTGCGGCTCAAGTGCCCGGCGGTGGACGAGGATCTGCTGCGCGGGGTGTTCGAGGAGCTCAGGCGCCGGGCGGCGGCGGGCCGCAAGGACAGCATCCGGGACATGCTCACGCTGGCCCAGTACGCGCAGAAGCTCCGCGCGTCGGGGCTCGGCGAGCCGCTCCGGCGCGCGGCGCAGCAGGTCCTCGTCAAGCCCGACGGCACGGCGCCGGCGGGCGGGAGGGCGCGGTGA